The following proteins come from a genomic window of Legionella cherrii:
- a CDS encoding fumarylacetoacetate hydrolase family protein, which yields MKLASLKSTSSRDGELCVVNQALTRAIRVPQIAPNLQYALDHWNAVEEQLQQVYQQLNEGLLEHTFSFDPQHCESPLPRAYQWADGSAYVNHVELVRKARGAELPENFWTDPLMYQGGSDSFLGPRDPILAADEAYGIDFEAEVAVITDDVPMGISHENAGQHIKLLMLVNDVSLRNLIPNELAKGFGFFQSKPSSSFSPVAITPDELGSEWDGQRVHLSLLSHLNEQLFGQPNAGIDMTFSFPKLIEHAAKTRVLRAGTIIGSGTVSNLDRSKGSSCIAEKRMLETIEQGQAKTSFMRFGDRIRIEMLDKQGNSLFGAIDQVVKQV from the coding sequence ATGAAACTTGCCAGTCTAAAATCAACATCATCACGCGATGGGGAATTATGCGTGGTCAATCAAGCATTGACTCGTGCAATACGAGTACCTCAAATTGCACCCAATTTGCAATATGCCCTAGATCATTGGAATGCAGTAGAGGAACAGTTACAACAAGTCTATCAACAACTTAATGAAGGACTTTTGGAGCATACCTTTAGTTTTGATCCACAACACTGTGAATCCCCCCTGCCTCGTGCTTATCAATGGGCGGATGGCAGTGCTTATGTTAACCATGTTGAACTGGTGCGTAAGGCACGTGGTGCAGAATTGCCAGAGAATTTCTGGACTGATCCTTTGATGTATCAAGGAGGTTCTGATTCCTTTTTGGGCCCCAGAGATCCCATCTTGGCAGCAGATGAAGCATATGGCATCGATTTTGAGGCAGAAGTTGCAGTAATTACTGATGATGTTCCTATGGGCATAAGCCATGAAAACGCAGGGCAACATATTAAGCTACTCATGCTGGTCAATGATGTTTCATTGCGTAATTTAATACCCAATGAACTGGCTAAAGGTTTTGGTTTTTTCCAATCGAAACCATCCAGCAGTTTTTCTCCTGTAGCCATCACACCTGATGAACTAGGATCTGAATGGGATGGTCAACGAGTGCATCTGTCTTTATTAAGTCATCTGAATGAGCAATTATTTGGCCAACCCAACGCTGGGATAGATATGACGTTTTCCTTCCCAAAACTGATTGAACATGCTGCAAAAACCAGAGTCCTCCGTGCAGGAACCATTATTGGTTCAGGTACAGTTTCTAATCTGGATCGCAGCAAAGGTTCATCGTGTATCGCGGAAAAGCGTATGCTGGAAACCATAGAGCAAGGCCAAGCAAAAACGTCTTTTATGCGTTTTGGCGACAGAATTCGTATTGAAATGCTCGATAAACAAGGCAACAGCCTGTTTGGGGCAATCGATCAAGTCGTGAAGCAGGTATAA
- the hppD gene encoding 4-hydroxyphenylpyruvate dioxygenase, translating to MQTNNNPCGLDGFAFLEFSGPDKKHLHQQFMDMGFQATAHHKNQDITLFQQGEIQFIVNAATNCQAEEHAKTHGAGACAMGFKVKNAKAAFEYALQHGAKAFEDCAHAHHGLLGIQAIGGSVIYFVDDQHQPFSTHWEKQANKKVTGNGLVLIDHLTHNVFRGNMDKWAEFYESIFNFQEIRYFNIKGKMTGLLSRALGSPCGKIKIPLNESKDDLSQIEEFLHDYKGEGIQHIALTTDNIYQTVHTLREQGVKFLDVPDTYYEMVHDRLPWHQESVSQLQKEKILIDGESDPKHGLLLQIFTENIFGPVFFEIIQRKGNQGFGEGNFQALFEAIERDQIKRGTLKEKSA from the coding sequence ATGCAAACAAATAACAACCCATGTGGATTAGATGGTTTTGCTTTCTTAGAGTTTTCAGGTCCCGATAAAAAACACCTGCATCAACAGTTCATGGATATGGGTTTCCAGGCTACCGCGCATCATAAAAACCAGGACATCACCTTATTTCAACAAGGCGAGATTCAATTTATTGTCAATGCAGCAACAAATTGCCAAGCAGAAGAACATGCCAAAACTCATGGAGCGGGTGCTTGCGCCATGGGATTTAAAGTAAAGAATGCCAAGGCAGCATTCGAATATGCACTCCAACATGGAGCCAAAGCATTTGAAGATTGCGCTCACGCGCATCATGGTTTATTAGGTATCCAAGCTATAGGGGGTAGTGTCATTTATTTTGTTGATGATCAACATCAACCCTTCTCAACGCATTGGGAAAAACAAGCCAATAAAAAAGTAACGGGTAATGGCTTAGTACTGATTGATCATTTAACCCATAATGTGTTTCGTGGCAATATGGATAAATGGGCTGAGTTCTATGAATCCATTTTTAACTTCCAGGAAATTCGTTATTTTAACATTAAAGGGAAAATGACCGGATTATTAAGTCGTGCTCTAGGTAGTCCTTGTGGAAAAATAAAAATTCCTTTGAATGAATCTAAAGATGATTTATCGCAAATTGAAGAATTTCTACATGATTACAAAGGTGAAGGCATCCAACATATCGCATTAACTACGGACAACATTTACCAGACGGTGCATACATTAAGGGAGCAAGGGGTTAAATTCCTTGATGTTCCAGATACCTACTATGAAATGGTGCATGATCGTCTTCCTTGGCATCAAGAATCAGTGAGTCAACTTCAAAAAGAGAAAATTTTGATTGATGGTGAAAGCGATCCCAAACATGGTTTATTGCTGCAAATCTTTACTGAAAATATCTTTGGGCCGGTGTTTTTTGAAATCATTCAACGCAAAGGAAATCAAGGATTTGGTGAAGGTAACTTTCAAGCCTTATTTGAGGCGATTGAAAGAGATCAGATCAAACGTGGAACTTTGAAAGAAAAGTCTGCCTAA
- a CDS encoding O-methyltransferase, which yields MKHLNLTPELYEYMLDKSLREHPSLTGLRKVTSTMELANMQVAPEQAQFMQLLLRLIRAKNVLELGTFTGYSALAMSLVLPDDGKLITCDINSEWTSKAHPFWKEAQQDHKIELRLGRALDTLHNLLNEGWEQKFDFIFIDADKTNYVHYYELALKLIQPKGLIAIDNIFWDGKVIDENELGGQTREIRKLNDLIKNDQRVFVSLLPIADGLFLVQPS from the coding sequence ATGAAACATTTAAACCTGACTCCCGAACTTTATGAATACATGCTGGACAAATCTTTGCGCGAACATCCATCCCTAACTGGTCTACGCAAGGTGACCTCCACTATGGAGCTGGCGAACATGCAAGTTGCGCCGGAACAAGCACAATTTATGCAATTGCTCCTACGCTTGATCCGCGCCAAAAATGTTTTGGAGTTGGGAACATTTACGGGCTATAGTGCCTTAGCCATGTCCTTGGTTTTGCCTGATGATGGCAAGCTCATTACCTGTGATATCAATTCCGAGTGGACAAGCAAGGCCCATCCGTTCTGGAAAGAAGCACAGCAAGACCATAAAATTGAATTAAGACTTGGCCGTGCATTAGATACGTTACACAACCTCCTCAATGAAGGCTGGGAACAAAAGTTTGATTTCATTTTTATTGATGCCGATAAAACCAATTATGTGCATTACTATGAATTGGCCTTAAAACTGATTCAACCAAAAGGGTTAATTGCTATAGATAATATTTTCTGGGATGGTAAAGTAATTGATGAAAATGAACTAGGCGGACAAACCAGAGAAATTAGAAAACTGAATGATCTGATTAAAAACGATCAACGCGTGTTTGTTAGTTTGTTACCTATAGCAGATGGATTATTTTTAGTACAACCATCTTAA
- a CDS encoding Leu/Phe/Val dehydrogenase, which produces MISVDNISNTNQIATEDDFLDYALSHDFGDLHFKVDPKTGMKAIIAIHNTKLGPALGGCRFIEYPNTYAAIQDAMRLARGMSFKAASVNLPLGGGKSVIIKPKGPFDRAQYMHQFGRFVNELNGRYITALDSGTELPDMDIIAEHTPYVASLSKYDGDPSPSTAKGILRGIQAAVAFKLGKESLQGIHVAIQGLGHVGFLLAKHLHELGATLTVADVSPAAVDRAVTQFGAKSVSSDQIHKVPCDVFAPCALGAIINDITISQLQTTIVAGAANNQLAHTYHGNKLHDKGILFAVDYVINAGGLIFAASKYLHTPEEKINEQIDAIYTHLTEIFVRSAQENLPTSEIADNLAKEKLS; this is translated from the coding sequence ATGATTTCTGTGGACAATATATCAAATACTAACCAAATAGCAACCGAAGATGATTTCCTCGATTACGCCCTCTCTCATGATTTTGGTGACTTGCACTTTAAAGTAGATCCTAAGACTGGAATGAAAGCAATAATCGCCATCCACAATACCAAATTAGGTCCCGCTTTAGGTGGTTGTCGTTTTATTGAATACCCCAATACTTATGCAGCAATTCAAGATGCCATGCGTCTTGCCCGGGGAATGAGCTTTAAAGCAGCATCAGTCAACTTACCCTTGGGAGGCGGTAAATCAGTTATTATTAAACCCAAAGGTCCATTTGATCGTGCCCAATATATGCATCAATTTGGTCGATTCGTTAATGAATTAAATGGTCGCTACATTACTGCTCTTGATAGCGGAACTGAATTACCTGATATGGACATCATCGCAGAACACACACCCTACGTAGCCAGTTTATCCAAATATGATGGAGACCCTTCCCCTTCTACTGCAAAAGGGATTCTACGAGGCATTCAAGCAGCTGTTGCATTTAAACTGGGGAAAGAAAGCCTGCAAGGAATTCATGTGGCCATCCAGGGTTTAGGTCATGTTGGATTTTTGCTCGCCAAACATTTACATGAATTAGGGGCGACATTGACGGTTGCAGATGTTTCTCCAGCAGCAGTAGATCGCGCTGTTACCCAATTCGGCGCTAAATCAGTAAGTTCGGATCAAATTCATAAAGTTCCCTGTGACGTTTTTGCTCCTTGTGCTTTGGGTGCAATTATCAATGACATTACCATTTCTCAATTGCAAACAACGATTGTTGCCGGGGCGGCAAATAACCAGTTGGCGCATACCTATCATGGTAATAAATTACATGATAAAGGCATTTTATTCGCTGTGGACTACGTCATTAATGCTGGAGGATTAATTTTTGCAGCATCTAAATATCTCCATACTCCAGAAGAAAAAATTAACGAACAAATCGATGCGATTTATACCCATCTAACTGAAATTTTTGTACGATCTGCTCAAGAAAATTTACCTACTAGTGAAATCGCAGATAATTTGGCAAAAGAGAAGTTATCTTAG
- the ugpQ gene encoding glycerophosphodiester phosphodiesterase: MVVEKIIGHRGAAAYAPENTLASFDKALTLGCHFIEFDVMCSVDGEPFVIHDDNLKRTTNGRGDVGLVESAYLHSLDAGSWFSRQFKGEHIPHFKEVLKWLSFSGVQANIEIKPYPGTEEQTAVAVMSHIQRYWPQGKELPLVSSFSWDALVLCRSIAPEMPLGLLLHAWDEQWSQKAKQLDCFSIHFNRRVLTEERVKAIKAAGYVLCAYTVNRKRLANKLFSWGVDAVFSDYPDLLA; encoded by the coding sequence TTGGTTGTTGAAAAAATTATTGGGCACCGAGGCGCAGCCGCTTATGCCCCTGAAAATACATTAGCTTCATTCGACAAGGCGCTGACTTTAGGCTGTCATTTCATTGAATTTGATGTCATGTGCAGTGTTGATGGGGAACCTTTTGTAATTCATGATGATAATTTAAAAAGAACAACAAATGGACGTGGTGATGTAGGCTTGGTGGAGTCAGCCTATTTGCACTCTTTGGATGCGGGCTCTTGGTTTTCCCGCCAATTTAAAGGCGAGCATATTCCCCATTTTAAAGAAGTATTGAAGTGGTTGTCTTTTTCAGGTGTACAGGCAAATATAGAAATCAAACCTTATCCTGGTACCGAGGAGCAAACTGCAGTCGCGGTGATGAGCCACATTCAACGTTATTGGCCGCAGGGAAAAGAGTTACCTTTAGTTTCCAGTTTTTCTTGGGATGCTTTGGTTTTATGTCGAAGTATTGCTCCAGAAATGCCATTAGGTTTACTTCTGCATGCTTGGGATGAGCAATGGTCGCAAAAAGCAAAGCAATTAGACTGTTTCTCCATTCATTTTAACCGTAGGGTTTTAACTGAGGAACGTGTTAAGGCAATTAAAGCAGCAGGCTATGTTCTTTGTGCTTATACGGTGAATCGCAAACGCTTGGCTAATAAGTTATTTAGCTGGGGTGTTGATGCGGTTTTTAGTGATTATCCTGACTTATTAGCATGA
- a CDS encoding extracellular solute-binding protein, protein MKKIILFLFVIFFALSAQAKPIELVFWHAMAGHLGDEVRLLADDFNQSQKEYLIKPVYKGNYVETLTSFAAAFRAHHPPAIVQVFEVGTAIMESPKGTIKPVDELMQEQGISLPKEDFIQSVREFYSKEGQLMALPFNLSVATLYYNLDILAKVGYSPANFPRTWAEMEVLAEKLKKAGYDCTYTTAYPGWVLFESFLAIHGLPLTQDNPARAVFNTPQLESHFARLKRWHLLHYFRYAGRVDDATILFTSGVCPLFSQSSGAYNSLSALVPFRLGIASMPLDTEVSKVRHANVAGGAALWAVAGQTKEHYKGIAQFFAFITKPEIQKRWHEHTGYFPIGLNGIYADILHSSHHPTLLMARTDLAGASQDKPLPRFGPQNQIRGINDEILEAMFAGFLSPNEALRESALRTDHVLSRFVRNTTGS, encoded by the coding sequence ATGAAAAAAATTATTCTTTTTTTATTCGTCATTTTTTTTGCTCTATCTGCCCAGGCAAAACCGATTGAACTGGTGTTTTGGCATGCAATGGCAGGGCATTTGGGAGATGAGGTCAGATTACTCGCTGATGATTTTAATCAAAGTCAAAAAGAATACTTGATTAAGCCCGTTTATAAGGGCAATTATGTTGAGACATTAACGAGTTTTGCTGCTGCATTCAGAGCACATCATCCACCGGCGATCGTACAAGTTTTTGAAGTGGGAACGGCTATTATGGAATCCCCAAAAGGAACCATCAAGCCTGTAGATGAACTGATGCAGGAACAAGGGATAAGCTTGCCTAAAGAGGACTTTATCCAATCTGTTCGTGAGTTTTACAGTAAAGAGGGACAACTCATGGCGTTGCCTTTTAATCTCTCTGTTGCAACGCTTTATTACAATCTAGATATTCTTGCTAAAGTAGGTTACTCCCCAGCTAACTTTCCACGCACATGGGCTGAGATGGAAGTATTGGCTGAGAAATTAAAAAAAGCAGGCTATGATTGTACTTATACAACGGCTTACCCAGGCTGGGTACTTTTTGAATCTTTTTTAGCGATTCATGGGTTGCCGCTGACTCAAGATAATCCTGCGCGCGCTGTTTTTAATACGCCACAATTAGAGAGCCATTTCGCACGTTTGAAGCGTTGGCATTTATTGCATTATTTTCGCTATGCAGGAAGGGTTGATGATGCCACGATTTTATTTACAAGTGGCGTTTGTCCTTTGTTTAGCCAATCTTCTGGGGCTTATAATAGTTTGTCTGCCTTAGTTCCCTTCCGCTTAGGAATTGCCAGCATGCCTTTGGATACCGAGGTAAGTAAGGTGCGGCATGCCAATGTTGCTGGTGGTGCGGCATTATGGGCTGTAGCGGGACAAACAAAAGAGCATTATAAAGGAATCGCCCAATTCTTTGCGTTTATCACCAAACCAGAAATACAAAAGCGTTGGCATGAGCATACAGGCTATTTTCCTATAGGTTTAAACGGTATTTATGCTGATATTTTGCACAGCAGCCACCATCCCACTTTATTGATGGCGCGTACTGATTTAGCAGGGGCATCGCAAGACAAACCCTTACCCCGTTTTGGTCCACAGAATCAGATTCGTGGGATTAACGATGAAATTTTGGAGGCGATGTTTGCAGGATTTTTAAGCCCCAATGAAGCATTGCGCGAATCTGCGCTACGTACCGATCATGTGTTGTCGCGTTTTGTGAGGAATACTACAGGATCATGA
- a CDS encoding DUF2165 family protein, translating into MMIRTSKIICVVAIAFYCFLVVLGNVTDYKNNYVLVERTLMMNDLFADSQIGYRAISNPTVHRAAYLIIMGLETLTMVLCAVGAWKLFKVRHASALIFNNTKRWAIGGLTSGFLTWQVTFMSIAGEWFGVWMSSSLRGSLTIAFQIFITFLALLIFLIIKDE; encoded by the coding sequence ATGATGATAAGGACATCAAAAATAATTTGTGTTGTCGCAATTGCTTTTTACTGTTTTCTTGTTGTTTTGGGTAATGTTACCGATTATAAAAACAATTATGTTCTGGTAGAGCGTACGTTAATGATGAACGACCTCTTTGCAGACTCTCAAATTGGTTATCGAGCTATTTCTAATCCCACAGTACATCGTGCAGCATACCTTATTATCATGGGCTTAGAAACGTTAACCATGGTGCTTTGTGCAGTAGGTGCTTGGAAGTTATTTAAAGTAAGGCACGCAAGTGCTCTCATTTTTAATAATACTAAACGTTGGGCGATAGGCGGTCTAACTTCGGGTTTTTTAACTTGGCAAGTCACTTTTATGTCGATTGCCGGTGAGTGGTTTGGTGTATGGATGTCTTCCTCGTTAAGAGGATCTTTAACCATAGCGTTTCAAATATTTATTACTTTTTTGGCTCTTCTAATCTTTTTAATTATTAAGGATGAGTAA